The segment tacgtttttaattttaacttatttgaattttcgaccGCCATTTTGGATACAAGTTGTATTGGAATAGTAAGCACACGGACTTTTATGTCTTCTGATCTTGTACTACCTTTGTGGTGAAGGACGAGCAGTCGTGTACGTTGAgacaaatatttcataagtCTTTTTGATTGTAAGGAACACaatacaatgtaaatgaaaaGTTACGGACTGACATTACATCATATGCAGTCTGTCGAATCGACACTGACGGTTTCACTTTGGTCGTATTAAAACTCCTCCAAGAAACTCAGTCTCTCGCATGTATTTGCCATTTATCCCTATCTATGCCCAGCTTCTTTAAATTCCTTTTGACGACATCCTTAAAACTCAGCTTTGGTCTTCCCTGGTTGCGTTTTCCTCCACATAGCTGTGAATAGAAAAGCTGCTGCGGAAGACAATGACAATACAGTGTAAATGAAAGTTATGGACTGTTGCAAATTCGTTATTGTCGGGCTCCGATTAGTTAATGTGTAGTTGCAGATGTTGAGGTAAACCGTTTTCCGCCTTTCTTGTTAATCATTTGCAATCCCTACGGGAGAAGACAAAACGCGGAgacctactccatggagtaccctatggactacccaaatggagtaccctaaaaatactatttcgaatgcaTGAGTACTATTGATCAATGTGTAAGcggcatctcaaatagtgcttacttaagcctcaacacccatctTAAGCAGCATTGtcaaacagtatttaagtctaagcacccattttaaaaaggttagcttacatgaagtaatcggccatcacaacaataatcgaaagctaacctttttaaaatgagtgcttagacttaaatactgttgaacaaatGGTGATTAAAAtaggtgttgaggcttaagtaagtactatttgagatgctgctttcacatggatcaacagtactcattcgaaatagtatttttagggtactccatttggctagtccatagggtactccatggagtagggccccgcgttttgtcctctccgaATCCCTACCCACCCCTTCCAAAGTGGACGATTGTTGCGTGACTCTGCTAGGCCGGGACATGGAGAGGTCAAGCTCTAATATCCTCCATGTTGATCTCAACAATAAATGGCACAGTACACCAGTGTCTCTCAAACGCTCCGTTGGAGTACCAAGTGCAGTCGCCCTTCTCGTTGGTACAATAATTGGGTCTGGAATATTTGCGACTCCAAAATGGGTTTTGCTGTACGCTGGCTCAGTAGGAATGTCCCTTGTAATATGGACTTTGTGTGGATTTATCGCTTTATCCTGTGCTCTGTGTTATTGCGAATTAGGAACACTGATTCCCAAATCAGGCGGCGAATATCCGTATATCATGGAAGCATACGGAAACATGCCCGCTTTCCTCTTTTCGTACGTCTTCGTGTTATTTGCAAAGCCCTCAACTGTAATGATCCTTCTTGTTTTTGGAGCGTATGTAATCGAGCCTTTTTTTCCTGGTTGTGGGGGTCGTGCAGACTTAGTTCCACTCGTAAAAATTTTAGCTGTTGCTGCCTTAGGTGAGTTgagaatttgttttatttacatTGTTTGCTGTACATGTTTAATCTCATTTGTGTGACAATACGTGACTGTCACGCAAGAATGATCCATGTTAAAGAATAAGAGTCAAGGAATTTCTCTTCAGTGAATGTTAATTTCTTTGAAGTCGTTATACCTATAATTTTTCATGTTTTGCGGTCTGTTTTGTTGCACTCGGTTGATTGTGAGGGAATGTCTCGCGGTTCCCTTTTGGTTTCTAGGCAATtaaacttttcatttatttgtaaTGAAGTTATGTAAATCCTACAAGTCTTATATAATTTGGAGAATTGCGagcaagtaaaataaaataaaaagctaATAAAGGGCATTCTATCAGGGTTTTATGGCACCACATGTTATTACTTAAATGAAGAGACATACAACtccaatatttttttaacttcaaagGTATTATCACTTTTGTTAACTGCGCAAGCGTGAAATGGGCAACAAGGATGCAAGTGGTGTTCACTGTCGCCAAAATGATCGCTATCGTTATGCTAATAGTAACAGGGCTGGTGCGATTGGGAGAAGGTGAGGAAAATTCTGTTATCATGCTCGTCAGGCTGAGAAATGTGGCCCCTGGTAAGCCCAGTGGCAAGGGCCTCTCTCAagctagcctgcaagcaggcacTTCCGGACGTATACAAGACAATTGGAACCCAGGTCCATGAAtcacccctgtggacccggtccatggactccTTCGTGGACCCGgcccatggactacccctgtgaaccacccctcattttgcaaagtttcaAGCAGAAAACTCTTTTAGGTGAAAGAGGAAAGTGATCTTCACACTAAtctggataatttaagcaattgtctctaattatagacacctgaaaaattcaggtggctccaacgggatttgaacccatgagctctgcgatgccggtgcaatatgctctaccaactgagctttgaagccactcagttgggagcaagtcaatttgttgggctcatttgttccggtgaagggttcgatgaatgaaatgaacttaattattaattttcaaaaaaccgGTTATAGAcaaatccctttggagccaccaaataggtgGTATAAGTGCCAATAACAGGCTATTCCATAAACCAGTAGCCCATTACTAGGAGGAAACAACAACCCTATATTCATGTCACAGTGTTTTCACAGGCCGTGGtgtatttttagattgaatttcccgctccTGATCCTCCTACAGGAGCccaatgaccaatcacaagaaactaaattGACATCATAGCATCActgaactggaattttctttgtctttttgcgGAAaaagtagtctaaaaatagattgtacatgggctcctggtctgtaaaaataccgtgacataagcttag is part of the Montipora capricornis isolate CH-2021 unplaced genomic scaffold, ASM3666992v2 scaffold_272, whole genome shotgun sequence genome and harbors:
- the LOC138035155 gene encoding b(0,+)-type amino acid transporter 1-like isoform X1; its protein translation is MERSSSNILHVDLNNKWHSTPVSLKRSVGVPSAVALLVGTIIGSGIFATPKWVLLYAGSVGMSLVIWTLCGFIALSCALCYCELGTLIPKSGGEYPYIMEAYGNMPAFLFSYVFVLFAKPSTVMILLVFGAYVIEPFFPGCGGRADLVPLVKILAVAALGIITFVNCASVKWATRMQVVFTVAKMIAIVMLIVTGLVRLGEGYTSSLKSGFQGTNWNIGKLSFAFYSGLFPYGGWNLLNYFTEEIKNPNKNLPFSIWLGIPVVTVCYLLVNIGYVTVLTTQEILNTDAVAVISSREPIFQKSRR
- the LOC138035155 gene encoding b(0,+)-type amino acid transporter 1-like isoform X2, whose amino-acid sequence is MERSSSNILHVDLNNKWHSTPVSLKRSVGVPSAVALLVGTIIGSGIFATPKWVLLYAGSVGMSLVIWTLCGFIALSCALCYCELGTLIPKSGGEYPYIMEAYGNMPAFLFSYVFVLFAKPSTVMILLVFGAYVIEPFFPGCGGRADLVPLVKILAVAALGIITFVNCASVKWATRMQVVFTVAKMIAIVMLIVTGLVRLGEGYTSSLKSGFQGTNWNIGKLSFAFYSGLFPYGGWNLLNYFTEEIKNPNKNLPFSIWLGIPVVTVCYLLVNIGHLPIDYTE
- the LOC138035155 gene encoding large neutral amino acids transporter small subunit 1-like isoform X4; translated protein: MERSSSNILHVDLNNKWHSTPVSLKRSVGVPSAVALLVGTIIGSGIFATPKWVLLYAGSVGMSLVIWTLCGFIALSCALCYCELGTLIPKSGGEYPYIMEAYGNMPAFLFSYVFVLFAKPSTVMILLVFGAYVIEPFFPGCGGRADLVPLVKILAVAALGIITFVNCASVKWATRMQVVFTVAKMIAIVMLIVTGLVRLGEGYTSSLKSGFQGTNWNIGKLSFAFYSGLFPYGGWNLLNYFTEEIKNPNKHLPIDYTE
- the LOC138035155 gene encoding b(0,+)-type amino acid transporter 1-like isoform X3 — encoded protein: MERSSSNILHVDLNNKWHSTPVSLKRSVGVPSAVALLVGTIIGSGIFATPKWVLLYAGSVGMSLVIWTLCGFIALSCALCYCELGTLIPKSGGEYPYIMEAYGNMPAFLFSYVFVLFAKPSTVMILLVFGAYVIEPFFPGCGGRADLVPLVKILAVAALGYTSSLKSGFQGTNWNIGKLSFAFYSGLFPYGGWNLLNYFTEEIKNPNKNLPFSIWLGIPVVTVCYLLVNIGYVTVLTTQEILNTDAVAVISSREPIFQKSRR